The Magallana gigas chromosome 6, xbMagGiga1.1, whole genome shotgun sequence genome includes the window GTTCAAGCCATGGTGGAACTACAGAAAGATATGTAAGTAACATGATTGGGGGCGTggaggaaataaaaaagaaaaattcgaaTTTCCTCTACTTTTTTTCGCATTATCCACCATTCACAAATGACCATCTAAAGGGTTGAAAATATTGTAGTAAATGCTTAAAGACCACTTAACATGAACATTTTTTGCGAATTGACTCTTTACAATACAGGAAAtaatttaagattatttttcttcttcatatcTTTCAGGTTGTCTAGGTATGAAAAAACCAATGAaatgttgataaattttaaCATGCTTTCATCTGCTCGATGTGAAGCTACAACACAGGAATTTCGACAACATACTATTGTTCTTGGACAAATGAAAGCAGACTTAGATATTGTGTTCAGGAGAATAAGGTACAatgtacagagagagagagagagagagagagggagagagagagagagagagcacaacATGCACAAATtactgtatattttaatttaattttgtaggTCTTTAAAACAAAGACTCGGGACTTTGTATCCAGAGGCTTTTGCAGGTAAAGGTATTTTTGCATcagctattacatgtaattcaaaattattcagtGATGAATTGGTTTGCACCAACGTATTTTCATGAAAGAGCCTATAAAGATTAACATAAACTTAACATATTCAAGTAGTATTAAAGGTTTGATTTGCATGAGAAATATTTGCTggcggattttttttaaacatgaataaacgtttatttataatgtatttcactgaataagtttttttgttttttttttaaatataattccaACCATGGCATGCTCTTATCCAAGATTAACTGATTCACTGCCTGGCTACTGACTAAAGTGCTTATTCATGTAATTGTTGTCAACAAAAAGCCATGGACTAGATTATGAAGGTGCAAGCAAATTAGGTACTAATTAACATCATGATTTCTTGCCAGCATGTAGTGATGTTTACAACATCTTAGAGAATAGTGAAGAGGAGGAAGAGGAGAAGGAAGAAGAGGCAGAGAAGGTGAAGAGCCCTGTAAAGATCAGTGTTACAGACACGACGACGAGTGAGCAGCGTACCCATGAGACCAATCATGGTGTAGAAGACTCTGATgtgaaaattgtacaaaatgaCCAAGCAGTGTTAAGTGATGAATTCATGGGTAGCTGTGCTGTGAAACAGGGTGATCATGTACATAATGATTGTGGTGCAAAATCCAGTGAAGTCTCATCATCC containing:
- the LOC105317499 gene encoding kxDL motif-containing protein 1, producing the protein MSTTTEENDDDEVTIEPSRAFTEALVEQVNKEDVQAMVELQKDMLSRYEKTNEMLINFNMLSSARCEATTQEFRQHTIVLGQMKADLDIVFRRIRSLKQRLGTLYPEAFAACSDVYNILENSEEEEEEKEEEAEKVKSPVKISVTDTTTSEQRTHETNHGVEDSDVKIVQNDQAVLSDEFMGSCAVKQGDHVHNDCGAKSSEVSSSSESVTSPNIINNVKNHNTEASSIGPNNIAENKQRI